The following are encoded together in the Coffea arabica cultivar ET-39 chromosome 1c, Coffea Arabica ET-39 HiFi, whole genome shotgun sequence genome:
- the LOC140037456 gene encoding uncharacterized protein translates to MASRKRSISNDADMHALYKEWDEASCPICMDHPHNAVLLLCSSHDKGCRSYICDTSYRHSNCLDRFRKLRDEDTSPSLNPTSQHDMVSTSNGNLGSRSSGDQTEGQGDRGDVAVVGSVATEELGENSSQVVDNNLEMQEETIQLRDSTSSWEGVGLEENNMGNSFETTANLRCPLCRGSVLGWKVVEEARRYLNLKHRSCSRESCSFSGNYRELRRHARRVHPTVRPADIDPSRQRAWRRLQDQREYDDIVSAIRSAMPGAIVLGDYVIENGDRFSGEGGGRLLSTFLLFQMIGSVDSEAELRGGRSRPLSRHRRSSGAFSRRRFLWGENLLGLQHDEDDDEDDQEDEPELNVLSDSGEDVSLNPRRRRRLTRSRANEDRQ, encoded by the coding sequence ATGGCTAGTAGAAAAAGAAGCATTTCAAATGATGCAGATATGCATGCCCTCTATAAGGAATGGGATGAAGCTTCATGCCCCATATGCATGGATCACCCACATAATGCAGTTCTTCTGTTGTGCAGTTCCCATGATAAGGGCTGCAGATCCTATATTTGTGACACAAGTTACAGGCACTCAAATTGCCTTGACCGTTTTAGGAAACTTAGAGATGAAGATACTTCACCTAGTTTGAACCCCACAAGCCAGCATGATATGGTTAGCACATCTAATGGGAACTTGGGGTCGAGAAGTTCAGGTGACCAGACTGAAGGTCAAGGAGATCGTGGTGATGTAGCAGTTGTTGGCTCGGTAGCAACTGAAGAATTGGGAGAAAATAGTTCTCAGGTCGTGGATAATAACTTGGAGATGCAAGAAGAAACAATACAACTCAGGGATTCTACGTCTTCATGGGAAGGTGTTGGGTTGGAAGAGAACAATATGGGGAATTCTTTTGAAACTACTGCAAACTTGAGATGCCCTTTATGTCGTGGAAGTGTATTGGGTTGGAAGGTCGTGGAGGAGGCAAGAAGATACCTCAATCTAAAGCATCGAAGTTGCTCTCGTGAATCATGTTCATTCTCCGGTAATTATAGGGAACTGCGTAGACATGCAAGAAGAGTTCACCCAACTGTTCGCCCTGCTGACATTGATCCATCAAGACAGAGAGCCTGGCGGCGCCTTCAAGACCAGAGAGAGTATGATGATATAGTCAGTGCCATACGCTCTGCGATGCCAGGCGCCATTGTACTTGGGGATTATGTAATTGAAAATGGAGATAGGTTCTCAGGCGAGGGGGGCGGCAGGTTGTTGAGTACTTTCTTGTTGTTTCAGATGATTGGCTCAGTGGATTCTGAAGCTGAGCTGAGGGGTGGCAGATCAAGGCCATTGTCAAGGCACCGGCGCTCTTCTGGAGCTTTCTCTAGGCGCCGCTTTCTTTGGGGGGAGAACCTTTTAGGTCTGCAacatgatgaagatgatgatgaagatgatcaGGAAGATGAACCTGAGCTAAATGTGTTAAGTGATAGTGGTGAGGATGTTTCTTTAAACCCCAGGAGGCGTAGGCGGTTGACCCGTTCAAGGGCTAACGAAGATCGTCAATGA
- the LOC113714096 gene encoding pantoate--beta-alanine ligase isoform X1: MQMATKNPLIISDKDKMRQWSRSMRAQGKTIGLVPTMGYLHEGHLSLIRDAHKHSQSVVVSIYVNPGQFSPTEDLSTYPSDFLGDIDKLKSIPGGVDVVFHPHNLYDYGDNSNDRSCWNDSGDQHGGEREGREVVSCVEDGGMGHETWVRVEKLEKPLCGKSRPVCFRGVATIVTKLFNIVEPDVAFFGKKDYQQWRIIQRMVRDLDFGIKVIGSDLVREPDGLAMSSRNVRLSPAERDKALSISRSLTEAKAAAENGQVNCRELMNSVIRSVQGAGGLIDYAEVRQASYVVDQESLEAVEEIKGPAVFCVAAWFGKVRLIDNMEISP; encoded by the exons ATGCAAATGGCCACTAAAAATCCCTTAATCATCTCGGACAAGGATAAGATGAGACAGTGGTCAAGAAGCATGAGAGCCCAAGGCAAGACAATTGGGTTAGTCCCCACCATGGGTTACCTTCATGAAGGTCATTTATCCCTCATTAGAGATGCTCACAAGCACTCCCAGTCAGTTGTCGTTTCAATATATGTGAACCCAGGTCAATTCTCCCCAACTGAAGACCTTTCAACATACCCTTCTGATTTTCTTGGTGATATTGACAAGCTCAAGTCCATTCCTGGTGGGGTCGATGTTGTTTTCCACCCGCACAatttatatgattatggggATAATAGCAATGATAGGAGTTGTTGGAATGATAGCGGAGATCAACACGGGGGAGAAAGGGAAGGGAGAGAGGTTGTGTCTTGCGTGGAGGATGGGGGAATGGGGCATGAAACCTGGGTTAGAGtcgaaaaattggaaaagccACTGTGTGGGAAGAGCAGGCCTGTTTGCTTTAGAGGGGTTGCTACAATTGTTACCAAGTTGTTTAATATTGTTGAGCCTGATGTTGCTTTTTTTGGGAAGAAAGATTATCAGCAGTGGCGGATTATACAAAGAATG GTTCGAGATCTCGATTTTGGGATAAAAGTGATTGGCTCTGACTTAGTGCGAGAACCTGATGGCCTTGCAATGAGCTCCCGTAATGTGCGCCTTTCACCTGCTGAAAGGGACAAG GCGCTGTCCATAAGTCGCTCGCTGACTGAAGCTAAAGCTGCAGCGGAAAATGGACAAGTTAATTGCAGAGAATTAATGAATTCAGTGATCCGGTCTGTACAAGGAGCCGGTGGATTAATTGATTATGCAGAGGTCAGGCAGGCATCATAC GTTGTAGACCAAGAGAGTCTGGAAGCAGTGGAAGAGATTAAGGGGCCAGCTGTCTTTTGCGTTGCAGCATGGTTTGGAAAGGTCAGGCTGATCGACAACATGGAAATCAGTCCATAA
- the LOC113714096 gene encoding pantoate--beta-alanine ligase isoform X2 codes for MQMATKNPLIISDKDKMRQWSRSMRAQGKTIGLVPTMGYLHEGHLSLIRDAHKHSQSVVVSIYVNPGQFSPTEDLSTYPSDFLGDIDKLKSIPGGVDVVFHPHNLYDYGDNSNDRSCWNDSGDQHGGEREGREVVSCVEDGGMGHETWVRVEKLEKPLCGKSRPVCFRGVATIVTKLFNIVEPDVAFFGKKDYQQWRIIQRMVRDLDFGIKVIGSDLVREPDGLAMSSRNVRLSPAERDKALSISRSLTEAKAAAENGQVNCRELMNSVIRSVQGAGGLIDYAEVVDQESLEAVEEIKGPAVFCVAAWFGKVRLIDNMEISP; via the exons ATGCAAATGGCCACTAAAAATCCCTTAATCATCTCGGACAAGGATAAGATGAGACAGTGGTCAAGAAGCATGAGAGCCCAAGGCAAGACAATTGGGTTAGTCCCCACCATGGGTTACCTTCATGAAGGTCATTTATCCCTCATTAGAGATGCTCACAAGCACTCCCAGTCAGTTGTCGTTTCAATATATGTGAACCCAGGTCAATTCTCCCCAACTGAAGACCTTTCAACATACCCTTCTGATTTTCTTGGTGATATTGACAAGCTCAAGTCCATTCCTGGTGGGGTCGATGTTGTTTTCCACCCGCACAatttatatgattatggggATAATAGCAATGATAGGAGTTGTTGGAATGATAGCGGAGATCAACACGGGGGAGAAAGGGAAGGGAGAGAGGTTGTGTCTTGCGTGGAGGATGGGGGAATGGGGCATGAAACCTGGGTTAGAGtcgaaaaattggaaaagccACTGTGTGGGAAGAGCAGGCCTGTTTGCTTTAGAGGGGTTGCTACAATTGTTACCAAGTTGTTTAATATTGTTGAGCCTGATGTTGCTTTTTTTGGGAAGAAAGATTATCAGCAGTGGCGGATTATACAAAGAATG GTTCGAGATCTCGATTTTGGGATAAAAGTGATTGGCTCTGACTTAGTGCGAGAACCTGATGGCCTTGCAATGAGCTCCCGTAATGTGCGCCTTTCACCTGCTGAAAGGGACAAG GCGCTGTCCATAAGTCGCTCGCTGACTGAAGCTAAAGCTGCAGCGGAAAATGGACAAGTTAATTGCAGAGAATTAATGAATTCAGTGATCCGGTCTGTACAAGGAGCCGGTGGATTAATTGATTATGCAGAG GTTGTAGACCAAGAGAGTCTGGAAGCAGTGGAAGAGATTAAGGGGCCAGCTGTCTTTTGCGTTGCAGCATGGTTTGGAAAGGTCAGGCTGATCGACAACATGGAAATCAGTCCATAA
- the LOC140037428 gene encoding uncharacterized protein isoform X2, with the protein MLILQWLQKVTHEPPRHKDYCFTGNKKEGLKGDQGVKSKDTALLSKNPKIKRRRKKAEQTDLACKNLSPFKLLRKKGIAKACFYCTLNLKKVGSCHKRQQFVNSMKMKKEDLARGLGVISNHKAENKVLPISDQNTASSSSTNDADHRCASTTAEKKEKTNKGDKAKTLSKMKELLRWAAAAKVEKGGKYISRKVLHFRNKAALKAVPDDDQLSNDSPKISFRWEVESCSTTSSAYSAISSIASSSKNFDQTSTTQLQPSLLSTPLHNFDLSVVRPGNWITTDSEFVVLEL; encoded by the exons ATGCTG ATCCTGCAATGGCTTCAGAAAGTAACTCACGAGCCTCCGAGACACAAAGATTATTGTTTCACCGGCAACAAGAAGGAAGGTCTAAAGG GTGATCAGGGAGTAAAATCCAAAGACACGGCGTTGTTGTCGAAGAATCCTAAAATAAAACGAAGACGGAAAAAGGCAGAGCAAACAGATTTAGCTTGCAAGAACTTGAGTCCTTTCAAGCTTTTACGTAAAAAGGGCATTGCTAAGGCCTGCTTCTATTGCACTCTGAATTTGAAGAAGGTTGGCAGCTGCCATAAGAGGCAGCAATTTGTAAATTCAATGAAGATGAAAAAAGAAGACCTTGCTAGGGGATTAGGGGTGATCAGTAATCACAAGGCTGAGAATAAGGTTCTGCCGATCAGCGATCAAAACACTGCATCATCTTCTTCAACTAATGACGCTGATCATCGATGCGCTAGTACTActgcagaaaagaaagaaaaaactaacAAGGGAGACAAAGCCAAAACACTTTCCAAGATGAAGGAGCTTTTGAGATGGGCTGCTGCTGCCAAGGTTGAGAAGGGAGGAAAATATATTAGCCGCAAG GTTTTACACTTCAGAAATAAAGCAGCCCTTAAAGCAGTTCCGGACGATGATCAACTTAGCAATGACTCTCCCAAAATTAGTTTTAGATGGGAGGTAGAAAGTTGCTCCACCACTTCTTCTGCCTATTCTGCAATTTCATCAATCGCTTCATCGTCAAAGAACTTTGATCAAACGTCAACTACTCAGCTACAGCCTTCTTTACTGTCGACTCCCCTCCACAACTTTGATCTTTCTGTTGTCAGGCCCGGAAATTGGATCACCACAGATTCTGAAT TCGTGGTGCTCGAGTTATGA
- the LOC140037428 gene encoding uncharacterized protein isoform X1, whose protein sequence is MSILQILQWLQKVTHEPPRHKDYCFTGNKKEGLKGDQGVKSKDTALLSKNPKIKRRRKKAEQTDLACKNLSPFKLLRKKGIAKACFYCTLNLKKVGSCHKRQQFVNSMKMKKEDLARGLGVISNHKAENKVLPISDQNTASSSSTNDADHRCASTTAEKKEKTNKGDKAKTLSKMKELLRWAAAAKVEKGGKYISRKVLHFRNKAALKAVPDDDQLSNDSPKISFRWEVESCSTTSSAYSAISSIASSSKNFDQTSTTQLQPSLLSTPLHNFDLSVVRPGNWITTDSEFVVLEL, encoded by the exons ATGTCTATATTACAGATCCTGCAATGGCTTCAGAAAGTAACTCACGAGCCTCCGAGACACAAAGATTATTGTTTCACCGGCAACAAGAAGGAAGGTCTAAAGG GTGATCAGGGAGTAAAATCCAAAGACACGGCGTTGTTGTCGAAGAATCCTAAAATAAAACGAAGACGGAAAAAGGCAGAGCAAACAGATTTAGCTTGCAAGAACTTGAGTCCTTTCAAGCTTTTACGTAAAAAGGGCATTGCTAAGGCCTGCTTCTATTGCACTCTGAATTTGAAGAAGGTTGGCAGCTGCCATAAGAGGCAGCAATTTGTAAATTCAATGAAGATGAAAAAAGAAGACCTTGCTAGGGGATTAGGGGTGATCAGTAATCACAAGGCTGAGAATAAGGTTCTGCCGATCAGCGATCAAAACACTGCATCATCTTCTTCAACTAATGACGCTGATCATCGATGCGCTAGTACTActgcagaaaagaaagaaaaaactaacAAGGGAGACAAAGCCAAAACACTTTCCAAGATGAAGGAGCTTTTGAGATGGGCTGCTGCTGCCAAGGTTGAGAAGGGAGGAAAATATATTAGCCGCAAG GTTTTACACTTCAGAAATAAAGCAGCCCTTAAAGCAGTTCCGGACGATGATCAACTTAGCAATGACTCTCCCAAAATTAGTTTTAGATGGGAGGTAGAAAGTTGCTCCACCACTTCTTCTGCCTATTCTGCAATTTCATCAATCGCTTCATCGTCAAAGAACTTTGATCAAACGTCAACTACTCAGCTACAGCCTTCTTTACTGTCGACTCCCCTCCACAACTTTGATCTTTCTGTTGTCAGGCCCGGAAATTGGATCACCACAGATTCTGAAT TCGTGGTGCTCGAGTTATGA
- the LOC113714089 gene encoding vesicle-associated membrane protein 725 translates to MGQQSLIYSFVARGTVILAEYTEFTGNFTSIASQCLQKLPATNNKFTYNCDGHTFNYLVEDGFTYCVVAVESVGRQLPIAFLERIKEDFTKKYGGGKAATAVANSLNREFGPKLKEQMQYCVDHPEEISKLSKVKAQVSEVKGVMMENIEKVLDRGEKIELLVDKTENLRSQAQDFRTQGTKMRRKMWLQNMKIKLIVLGIIIALILIIVLSVCGGVKCH, encoded by the exons ATGGGGCAGCAGTCGTTGATCTACAGCTTCGTCGCCCGAGGAACGGTGATCTTAGCCGAGTACACTGAGTTCACTGGAAATTTCACCAGCATAGCATCGCAGTGCCTTCAGAAACTTCCGGCCACGAACAACAAGTTCACCTATAACTGCGATGGTCACACTTTTAACTACCTCGTCGAAGACGGCTTCA CATATTGTGTTGTTGCTGTGGAATCTGTTGGGAGACAGCTTCCAATAGCTTTTCTGGAGCGGATAAAGGAGGATTTTACCAAGAAATATGGCGGTGGGAAAGCTGCTACTGCTGTTGCTAATAGTCTTAACAGAGAATTTGG GCCCAAACTGAAGGAACAGATGCAATACTGTGTGGATCATCCAGAGGAGATCAGCAAGCTTTCAAAAGTAAAGGCTCAGGTTTCAGAAGTCAAAGGGGTGATGATGGAAAACATTGAGAAG GTTCTTGATCGTGGAGAGAAGATTGAGCTTCTGGTTGATAAAACTGAGAATCTTCGATCTCAG GCACAAGATTTCAGGACACAGGGAACCAAGATGAGGAGGAAAATGTGGTTACAGAATATGAAGATAAAGCTTATTGTCCTGGGCATTATCATTGCTTTGATTCTTATTATTGTGTTGTCCGTGTGTGGTGGCGTCAAATGTCATTGA
- the LOC113714114 gene encoding 3-ketoacyl CoA thiolase 1, peroxisomal, which produces MEKAIFRQKVLLEHLQPTSCFSHQLTHEESSSISPSICLAGDSAAYQRTAAFGDDVVIVAAYRTAICKSKRGGFKDTLADDLLAPVLKALIDKTNINPSEVGDIVVGTVVAPGSQRATECRMAAFYAGFPETVPIRTVNRQCSSGLQAVADVAACIKAGFYDIGIGAGLESMTTNSNVSIQQANPRVDSFPQARDCLLPMGITSENVAERYGVTRQEQDQAAVMSHKRAAAATASGKYKDEIIPVFTKIKDPKNGEEKPVTVSVDDGIRPSTNLTDLAKLKPAFKKDGTTTAGNASQISDGAGAVLLMKRSLAMEKGLPILGIFRSFSVAGVDPAVMGIGPAVAIPAAAKSAGLGVDDIDLFEINEAFASQYVYCCKKLELDMEKVNVNGGAMALGHPLGATGARCVATLLHEMKRRGRDCRFGVISMCIGSGMGAAGVFERGDSTDDLCNARPVSKVNLLSKDVK; this is translated from the exons ATGGAGAAAGCTATCTTCAGACAAAAAGTTTTGCTGGAACACCTGCAACCCACTTCTTGCTTTTCTCATCAGCTGACCCATGAAGaatcttcttcaatttct CCGTCAATTTGTCTGGCGGGGGATAGTGCTGCTTACCAGAGGACAGCTGCTTTTGGAGATGATGTAGTCATTGTAGC GGCATATCGGACTGCGATATGCAAATCAAAACGTGGTGGCTTCAAAGATACCCTTGCGGATGATTTACTCGCTCCAGTTCTGAAG GCCTTGATCGACAAGACAAATATTAACCCAAGCGAGGTGGGGGATATAGTTGTGGGCACTGTTGTAGCTCCAGGTTCACAAAGAGCAACTGAATGCAGGATGGCCGCATTCTATGCTGGTTTTCCTG AAACTGTGCCCATCAGAACTGTCAATAGACAATGCTCTTCTGGCCTCCAGGCAGTTGCTGATGTTGCTGCATGCATTAAAGCTGGTTTCTACGAcatag GGATTGGGGCTGGGTTAGAGTCAATGACCACTAATTCCAATGTTAGCATCCAACAAGCTAATCCACGA GTCGACTCTTTTCCACAAGCCCGGGACTGTCTTCTCCCTATGGGCATTACTTCTGAAAATGTTGCAGAGCGGTATGGGGTAACACGGCAAGAACAAGACCAGGCTGCT GTTATGTCTCACAAGCGTGCTGCTGCAGCAACTGCATCTGGTAAATATAAAGACGAAATCATCCCAGTTTTCACCAAG ATCAAGGACCCTAAAAATGGAGAGGAGAAGCCAGTTACAGTTTCAGTGGATGATGGCATTCGGCCAAGCACAAACTTGACAGATCTGGCAAAGTTGAAACCTGCGTTCAAGAAAGATGGAACTACAACTGCTG GGAATGCTAGTCAGATAAGTGATGGAGCAGGTGCAGTTCTTCTGATGAAAAGGAGTCTAGCAATGGAAAAGGGGCTTCCAATTCTTGGAATATTCAG GAGCTTCTCCGTTGCTGGAGTGGACCCTGCAGTGATGGGAATAGGTCCAGCAGTTGCAATTCCAGCTGCGGCAAAGTCTGCTGGTCTTGGAGTTGATGACATTGATCTGTTTGAAATAAATGAG GCATTTGCATCGCAATACGTATATTGCTGCAAGAAACTGGAGCTTGACATGGAAAAAGTTAATGTGAATGGAGGAGCAATGGCTCTTGGACATCCTTTGGGGGCTACAG GTGCTCGTTGTGTTGCAACTTTATTACATGAGATGAAGCGAAGGGGCAGGGACTGCCGTTTTGGTGTGATTTCCATGTGCATAG GTTCTGGAATGGGGGCTGCAGGTGTATTTGAGAGAGGTGATTCAACAGATGATCTTTGCAATGCTCGACCGGTCAGCAAAGTTAATCTTTTATCCAAAGATGTCAAATGA
- the LOC140037434 gene encoding uncharacterized protein: MDRYQKVEKPKPESPISENEIRITSQGLVRSYISYATNLLQEKRGKEIVLKAMGQAISKTVAISEIIKRRLPRLHQDTAISSVSITDVWEPIEEGLLPVEQTRHVSMISITLSYKELNKNSPGYQAPPSEQTRSQYNYQQQQQQPPRQSRAIYNAGNEDSYGRGRGRGRGRGRGWGRGGYANYQENGGYSNWGGRGGGRGGGYGYRGAGYGRGRGGGGGGRGYGRGRGRMGPRPRGGGNQA, encoded by the exons ATGGATAGGTACCAAAAGGTTGAGAAACCAAAGCCCGAGTCTCCCATTAGCGAGAATGAGATCCGTATCACTTCTCAGGGCTTGGTCCGCAGCTACATCAGCTACGCCACTAATCTTCTTcag GAGAAGCGTGGAAAAGAGATTGTCTTGAAAGCAATGGGACAGGCAATAAGCAAGACTGTGGCTATTTCTGAGATTATCAAG AGAAGACTTCCTCGATTGCACCAAGACACTGCGATCAGTTCTGTCAGCATTACCGATGTGTGGGAACCCATTGAAGAGGGTCTTTTGCC TGTGGAGCAGACTCGGCATGTCTCCATGATTTCAATCACATTGTCATATAAGGAGCTGAACAAAAATTCCCCTGG TTACCAAGCTCCTCCATCTGAGCAAACTAGGTCTCAGTATAACTATcagcaacagcagcagcagccaCCCAGACAATCACGTGCAATTTACAATGCTGGTAATGAAG ATTCATATGGGCGAGGGCGGGGCCGTGGTAGAGGGAGAGGACGAGGTTGGGGCAGAGGTGGATATGCAAATTATCAAG AGAATGGTGGCTATTCAAACTGGGGTGGCCGTGGCGGGGGCCGTGGAGGTGGATATGGCTATCGTG GTGCTGGATATGGTAGAGGGagaggtggaggtggaggtggcAGAGGCTATGGTCGTGGGCGTGGTCGCATGGGTCCCCGTCCAAGGGGTGGAGGGAACCAAGCATAA
- the LOC140037442 gene encoding sm-like protein LSM5: protein MANNPSQLLPSELIDRCIGSKIWVIMKGDKELVGTLRGFDVYVNMVLEDVTEYEITSEGRRITKLDQILLNGNNIAILVPGGSPDPE, encoded by the exons ATGGCCAACAATCCCTCGCAGCTTCTGCCATCAG AGTTGATTGATCGGTGCATCGGCTCCAAGATATGGGTCATAATGAAGGGAGACAAGGAGCTGGTTGGTACTCTGAGGGGTTTCGATGTCTACGTCAACATGGTCCTTGAAGACGTCACTGAATA TGAAATTACTTCTGAAGGGCGCCGAATAACAAAGCTCGACCAGATTCTGCTTAATGGAAACAACATTGCCATT CTGGTCCCTGGTGGCTCCCCAGATCCTGAGTGA
- the LOC113714105 gene encoding protein SULFUR DEFICIENCY-INDUCED 1 yields MAEESSNKKMSSPTKEMNNGDKDSLFHVIHKVPFGDGPYVRAKHAQLVQKDPESAIVLFWKAINAGDRVDSALKDMAVVMKQLDRTEEAIEAIKSLRGLCSKQAQGSLDNVLIDLYKKCGRVDEQISVLKQKLRMIYLGQAFNGKPTKTARSHGKKFQVSVKQETSRILGNLAWAYMQKSNYISAEVVYRKAQMIEPDANKACNLCHCLIQQARYDEARLILDDVLQGKLAGSHDPRTGARAQELFLELQTRQPPPQFPGLDSEDDRDFVDELERLLDVWAPPRSRRLPIFEEITPFRDQMAC; encoded by the exons ATGGCTGAAGAAAGTTCGAACAAGAAAATGAGCTCTCCAACCAAAGAGATGAATAACGGTGACAAGGACTCGCTCTTTCACGTCATCCACAAGGTTCCTTTTGGTGATGGTCCTTATGTTCGTGCCAAGCATGCTCAG CTAGTTCAGAAGGATCCGGAATCTGCGATTGTTTTGTTCTGGAAGGCTATCAATGCAGGAGATCGAGTAGACAGCGCCCTTAAGGACATGGCAGTGGTGATGAAGCAGCTGGATAGAACTGAAGAAGCCATCGAAGCTATCAAGTCTCTTAGGGGACTTTGTTCTAAACAAGCTCAGGGATCACTGGACAACGTCCTCATTGACCTCTACAAG AAATGTGGAAGAGTAGACGAACAAATATCGGTGCTGAAGCAGAAGCTTCGGATGATTTATCTCGGACAGGCTTTCAATGGAAAGCCCACAAAGACTGCACGCTCTCACGGGAAGAAATTTCAAGTTTCCGTCAAGCAAGAAACTTCAAGAATACTG GGAAATTTAGCTTGGGCGTACATGCAGAAATCGAATTATATATCTGCAGAGGTAGTCTACCGGAAAGCACAAATGATCGAGCCTGATGCCAACAAGGCTTGCAACTTGTGTCACTGCCTAATTCAACAGGCACGATACGACGAGGCACGTTTGATTCTTGATGATGTTTTGCAAGGAAAACTTGCGGGTTCCCATGACCCCAGGACCGGAGCTCGTGCTCAGGAATTGTTTTTGGAGCTCCAAACAAGGCAGCCTCCACCGCAATTTCCAGGCCTGGATTCAGAAGATGATCGTGACTTTGTTGATGAGCTCGAGCGGCTGCTGGATGTGTGGGCTCCTCCTAGATCCAGGAGGCTTCCAATCTTTGAAGAGATTACACCTTTTAGAGATCAAATGGCTTGCTGA